In Synechococcus sp. A18-25c, a single window of DNA contains:
- a CDS encoding 3'-5' exonuclease, protein MTEFPPVPGQLDLLQELGTPTEASNPAIDLRQPAPQSEPNDFPDRQQSQPAVGPLTDARNERGEAPEQLLIVDTETTGLDAQTDQCLEVGAVLFSVSSRQVLAQVSFLLPVDSNPAEAINRIPAPVTRMPQPWQQGLAYFQELMSSADVLVAHNASFDRQWFGRGVLPSASRPWLCTLEDVRWPAERQLRARPSVIDLALAYGVPVWAAHRALTDCLYLAEVFRRCDDLELLIARGLEPRCLMRAQVSYDDRHLAREAGFRWNDPVKGAWVRRLSQREAEALAFPVVAVENAMPMAS, encoded by the coding sequence ATGACCGAGTTCCCGCCAGTGCCAGGTCAGTTGGATCTGTTGCAGGAGCTGGGAACGCCCACCGAGGCATCAAACCCTGCCATTGATCTGCGTCAGCCTGCTCCTCAATCCGAACCCAACGATTTCCCGGATCGTCAGCAAAGCCAACCTGCAGTGGGTCCACTCACTGATGCCCGAAACGAGCGAGGCGAGGCCCCTGAACAGCTGCTGATCGTTGATACGGAAACCACGGGCCTTGATGCGCAGACCGATCAATGTCTTGAGGTGGGGGCGGTCCTCTTTTCCGTGTCGTCACGTCAGGTGTTGGCACAAGTGTCCTTCCTGCTTCCTGTTGACAGCAATCCGGCGGAAGCGATCAATCGCATCCCTGCACCGGTCACCCGGATGCCACAACCCTGGCAACAGGGTCTGGCCTACTTCCAAGAGTTGATGAGTAGTGCTGATGTGCTGGTGGCACACAACGCTTCCTTCGACCGTCAATGGTTCGGACGGGGGGTGTTGCCCTCGGCATCACGCCCCTGGCTGTGCACGCTTGAAGACGTGCGATGGCCTGCGGAACGACAGCTCAGGGCACGGCCATCGGTGATTGACCTGGCCTTGGCTTACGGCGTTCCGGTGTGGGCGGCTCATCGTGCCCTGACGGATTGTCTTTACCTGGCGGAAGTGTTTCGCCGGTGTGACGATCTGGAGCTGTTGATCGCACGCGGGCTCGAGCCTCGATGCCTGATGCGCGCTCAGGTCTCCTATGACGACAGGCATCTTGCCCGAGAGGCTGGATTCCGCTGGAATGATCCGGTGAAAGGGGCTTGGGTCCGGCGTCTGTCCCAGAGGGAGGCTGAAGCGCTCGCTTTCCCTGTCGTTGCTGTGGAGAACGCGATGCCGATGGCATCCTGA
- a CDS encoding Crp/Fnr family transcriptional regulator, whose protein sequence is MVHLSSGRTVPLHNACLWIVVRGMVRLGALTEQGDELMLGLAGPNESFGEPLSNVPAFEATTLSDCDLLCIPFQEIHDSPGLAKDLLSTVMLRQRQATNLLALVGLRRIEERVRGFLELLAVDYGQPCELGLRLPVRLTHQDMANALSTTRVTVTRIIGQLKDEGWLLLDQQRHLVMTHPKQSVHRKH, encoded by the coding sequence TTGGTTCATCTTTCCTCTGGTCGCACGGTTCCTTTGCACAACGCCTGTTTGTGGATCGTTGTGCGAGGCATGGTCAGGCTGGGAGCACTGACGGAGCAGGGTGATGAGTTGATGCTGGGGCTGGCTGGGCCAAATGAATCATTTGGCGAGCCCCTGAGCAATGTTCCTGCTTTTGAAGCCACCACCCTGAGTGACTGTGATTTGCTCTGCATTCCGTTCCAGGAGATTCATGACTCTCCCGGTTTGGCCAAGGATCTGCTCAGCACGGTGATGTTGAGGCAGCGGCAGGCAACCAATTTGCTTGCCTTGGTGGGTCTCCGCCGTATTGAGGAACGTGTGCGGGGTTTTCTGGAGTTGTTGGCTGTGGATTACGGGCAGCCTTGTGAACTGGGATTGCGATTGCCCGTGCGACTCACCCATCAAGACATGGCCAATGCCCTCAGCACCACAAGGGTCACGGTGACCAGGATCATCGGTCAGTTGAAGGATGAGGGCTGGCTGCTGTTGGATCAGCAACGGCATCTGGTGATGACCCACCCCAAGCAGTCTGTACACCGGAAGCATTGA
- the pstS gene encoding phosphate ABC transporter substrate-binding protein PstS produces MQFSQKALLLTSVLAVGASTTASAAPSLNGAGATFPAKIYQRWFADLAKSGGPQVNYQAVGSGSGRKAFIDQTVSFGASDDPMKKSDMAKVKRGVVQIPMVGGTIAFGYNKPGCDLKLTQKQAVQVAMGKINNWSELGCAAGPLVWVHRSDGSGTTKAFTNSMQAFSSEWTLGTGKSVSWPSGLGAKGNSGVAALIQNRVGAIGYVNQSYIRGAVKAAALQNKSGQFLLPSVNSGATALNGIKLDANLAGVNPNPSAEGAYPIATLTWVLAYKSGNGSNTQALRDVFNYMLSSQAQNAAPSLGFVPLKGDILAKARAAVAMVGQ; encoded by the coding sequence ATGCAATTTTCTCAGAAAGCTCTGCTGTTGACATCTGTTCTGGCTGTTGGGGCCAGTACGACAGCGTCAGCTGCTCCATCTCTTAATGGTGCTGGTGCCACATTCCCGGCCAAGATTTATCAGCGCTGGTTCGCTGATCTTGCGAAGTCTGGCGGTCCTCAGGTCAATTATCAGGCCGTGGGATCTGGTTCTGGTCGTAAAGCGTTTATTGACCAGACCGTGAGTTTTGGTGCGTCTGATGATCCGATGAAGAAATCGGATATGGCCAAGGTGAAACGAGGTGTTGTTCAAATCCCGATGGTTGGTGGAACGATCGCCTTCGGATACAACAAGCCAGGCTGTGACCTCAAGCTCACGCAAAAGCAGGCCGTCCAGGTTGCGATGGGCAAGATCAACAATTGGAGCGAGCTGGGCTGCGCTGCAGGCCCGCTTGTTTGGGTTCACCGTTCTGACGGGTCTGGAACGACCAAGGCCTTTACGAACTCGATGCAAGCCTTTTCTTCAGAGTGGACTCTCGGTACGGGCAAATCCGTGAGCTGGCCTTCTGGACTCGGCGCCAAGGGCAACTCGGGCGTGGCGGCTTTGATTCAGAACCGCGTTGGCGCGATTGGTTACGTCAACCAGTCCTACATCCGTGGAGCTGTCAAAGCTGCAGCTTTGCAGAACAAGTCGGGGCAATTTCTTCTGCCTTCGGTTAATTCCGGAGCCACGGCTTTGAATGGAATCAAGCTTGATGCAAATTTGGCCGGGGTGAATCCAAATCCCTCAGCCGAAGGGGCTTACCCCATTGCAACACTGACATGGGTTCTCGCTTACAAAAGTGGGAATGGATCAAACACACAAGCTCTCCGGGATGTCTTTAATTACATGCTGAGCAGTCAAGCTCAGAATGCCGCCCCGTCCCTTGGTTTTGTTCCCTTGAAAGGTGACATTCTGGCCAAGGCTAGAGCTGCTGTTGCAATGGTTGGTCAGTAA
- a CDS encoding ABC transporter ATP-binding protein, with protein MAAFRLDLIGRYLKPHRRRVMLGAIALVVVNILSVTIPLEVKGVIDDLQEGFAYRDVLIQAGWIVLLATTMGVVRLISRQLVFGVGRQVEVELRQKLFDHMLQQEPGWVQQTGSGEVISRATSDVENVRRLLGFAVLSLTNTVLAYSFTLPAMLRIDLGLTLAAIAPYPVMLVSVRLFGGRMMRQQRRQQEALAGLSELIQEDLSGIAAIKIYNQEQQELDAFNRRNRSYRDAAIQLARTRSTLFPLLEGISSISVLLVLALGSFQLQQNTLSIGGLVALILYVQLLVFPTALLGFTLNTLQTGQVSLERVEELLSRRPMIRNPREPELLELPVRGDLEARGLHIRYDGSEADTLNGLSFKIRSGELVAVVGPVGCGKTTLARALGRMVDVPEGQLFLDRHDLTRLRLTDLRDQIALVPQEGYLFTSSLADNLRYGEPEASMERVEAAAEQARLLGDVRGFPDGMNTLVGERGITLSGGQRQRTALGRALLVKSAVLVLDDALASVDNNTAAEILASVRRQTNRTIVMISHQLSAAAACDRILVLDQGRLVQQGHHSDLIQVPGLYRSLWEREQAAERLESVA; from the coding sequence ATGGCCGCCTTCCGCCTCGATCTGATCGGCCGCTATTTGAAGCCCCACCGACGCAGGGTCATGCTCGGTGCGATCGCGCTGGTGGTGGTCAACATCCTCAGTGTGACCATTCCTCTGGAAGTGAAAGGGGTCATTGATGACCTCCAGGAAGGTTTCGCCTATCGGGATGTGTTGATCCAGGCCGGCTGGATTGTGTTGCTGGCGACGACCATGGGTGTGGTGCGCTTGATCTCCCGGCAGTTGGTCTTCGGCGTCGGTCGACAGGTGGAGGTCGAGCTGCGCCAGAAGCTGTTCGATCACATGCTGCAGCAAGAGCCTGGCTGGGTTCAGCAGACCGGCAGTGGCGAAGTGATCAGCCGTGCCACGAGCGACGTAGAAAACGTGCGCAGGCTGCTGGGCTTCGCCGTTCTCAGCCTCACCAACACAGTGCTGGCCTATTCCTTCACGCTGCCAGCGATGCTGAGGATCGACCTTGGCCTCACCCTTGCTGCAATCGCCCCCTACCCAGTGATGCTGGTATCCGTGCGCCTATTTGGCGGGCGGATGATGCGCCAACAGCGTCGGCAACAGGAGGCTTTGGCCGGGCTCAGCGAACTGATCCAGGAAGATCTCTCCGGCATCGCAGCCATCAAGATCTACAACCAGGAACAACAGGAACTGGACGCGTTCAACCGCCGCAACCGTAGTTACCGGGATGCCGCGATTCAGCTGGCACGCACTCGGAGCACATTATTCCCTCTGCTGGAAGGGATTTCATCGATTTCCGTTCTGCTGGTGCTGGCCCTGGGGAGTTTTCAGCTTCAACAAAACACGCTGTCGATTGGCGGCCTTGTGGCCCTGATTCTTTACGTGCAGCTTCTGGTCTTCCCGACGGCTTTGCTCGGATTCACCCTGAACACCTTGCAGACCGGCCAGGTGAGCCTTGAGCGGGTTGAAGAACTGCTCTCCCGTCGCCCGATGATCCGCAACCCGCGCGAACCGGAACTGCTGGAACTGCCGGTGCGGGGTGACTTGGAAGCGCGCGGTCTGCACATCCGCTACGACGGCAGTGAAGCTGACACCCTGAATGGTCTTAGCTTCAAGATCCGGTCGGGAGAACTGGTTGCCGTCGTGGGACCTGTGGGCTGTGGCAAAACCACCCTGGCACGTGCCCTTGGCCGCATGGTCGACGTCCCAGAAGGTCAGTTGTTCCTCGATCGCCACGACCTCACCCGATTGCGGCTGACCGATCTGCGTGATCAGATCGCCCTGGTTCCACAGGAGGGGTATCTCTTCACCAGCAGCCTTGCGGACAACCTTCGCTACGGCGAACCCGAGGCATCCATGGAACGCGTTGAAGCGGCAGCGGAACAGGCGCGCCTGCTCGGTGACGTTCGCGGTTTCCCTGATGGCATGAACACTCTCGTGGGTGAACGAGGCATCACCTTGAGCGGTGGTCAGCGCCAGCGCACCGCTTTAGGAAGAGCGCTTCTGGTCAAATCAGCGGTGTTGGTGCTTGATGACGCCCTCGCCAGCGTGGACAACAACACCGCGGCGGAAATCCTGGCATCGGTGCGCCGTCAGACCAATCGAACGATTGTGATGATCAGTCATCAGCTTTCAGCAGCCGCTGCCTGTGACCGAATCCTCGTGCTGGATCAAGGACGTTTGGTCCAACAGGGTCATCACTCTGATCTGATCCAGGTGCCGGGTCTTTATCGCAGTCTCTGGGAACGGGAGCAGGCCGCGGAACGGCTGGAATCGGTGGCATGA
- a CDS encoding peroxiredoxin: MALKIGDPAPSFSLEDQSGETRRLDDVKGRILVLFFYPKDETPGCTAEACTFRDRHSELTRLGAEVWGVSGDDAVSHRRFAERYKLPFPLLSDRTQSLRRAFGVPKTLGLLPSRVTYVIDQQGVIRHVFNNLLDGPAHVKEAETIVQQLANG, translated from the coding sequence ATGGCTCTGAAGATCGGCGACCCGGCTCCGTCCTTTTCTCTTGAGGATCAGTCGGGTGAGACCAGACGCCTCGATGACGTCAAAGGTCGGATTCTGGTGCTGTTCTTTTACCCCAAAGATGAAACCCCTGGATGCACGGCTGAAGCCTGCACGTTCCGGGATCGTCACAGTGAGCTCACCCGACTGGGAGCGGAAGTGTGGGGCGTGAGCGGCGATGACGCAGTCAGCCATCGCCGTTTTGCGGAGCGCTACAAGCTCCCATTCCCTTTGTTGAGCGATCGCACGCAATCGCTGCGTCGGGCCTTTGGCGTCCCCAAAACCTTGGGCTTGCTGCCCTCACGTGTCACCTACGTGATTGATCAGCAAGGCGTGATCCGTCACGTGTTCAACAATCTTCTCGACGGTCCTGCTCATGTGAAAGAAGCCGAAACCATCGTTCAACAGCTGGCGAACGGGTGA
- the msrA gene encoding peptide-methionine (S)-S-oxide reductase MsrA, translating to MLPNWLTGSQQGRQNNNADDRHVVLGTPLHAPLMDDQEEIIFGCGCFWGAEKGFWRLPGVVSTAVGYAGGQVDSPFYEQVCSGRTGHTEVVRVVWSAPAIDVSDLLKLFWECHDPTQGDRQGNDQGSQYRSAIYTTNARQMELALASRESYQRQLTEAGKGIITTEIAADRTFYFAEAYHQQYLARPGSRPYCSAMPTGLALEGFPGAQYRLPSQVWSHYDWSISHCILRGDNRPIELQA from the coding sequence ATGCTGCCCAACTGGCTCACGGGTTCACAGCAAGGACGACAAAACAACAACGCCGACGACCGTCACGTTGTTCTGGGTACCCCTCTCCACGCCCCCTTGATGGACGACCAGGAGGAAATCATCTTTGGTTGTGGATGCTTCTGGGGTGCTGAAAAAGGCTTCTGGCGACTTCCTGGTGTCGTGTCGACAGCTGTGGGCTATGCCGGCGGGCAAGTCGATTCTCCCTTCTACGAGCAGGTCTGCAGTGGCAGAACAGGTCATACAGAGGTCGTCCGTGTGGTCTGGAGCGCACCAGCCATCGATGTGAGTGATCTGCTCAAGCTCTTCTGGGAATGCCATGACCCCACCCAAGGAGACCGCCAAGGCAACGACCAGGGCAGTCAATACCGATCGGCGATCTACACCACCAACGCCCGTCAGATGGAGTTGGCCCTGGCCAGTCGTGAGTCCTATCAGCGCCAACTGACCGAAGCCGGTAAAGGGATCATCACCACCGAGATTGCCGCCGACCGCACCTTCTATTTCGCCGAGGCCTACCACCAGCAATACCTTGCCCGTCCCGGCAGCAGGCCCTACTGCTCTGCCATGCCCACGGGACTGGCTCTGGAGGGATTCCCAGGAGCGCAGTACCGGCTGCCCAGCCAAGTCTGGTCGCACTACGACTGGAGCATCAGCCACTGCATCCTGCGCGGTGACAATCGTCCGATTGAGTTGCAAGCATGA
- a CDS encoding ribonuclease III domain-containing protein, producing the protein MTDWIRLQHSLPAGASDLGPLQLAWLGDAVWELHQRLRHCRQAGRAKDLHLAVVSEVRADAQAVALQRLDPWLTDEERDLVRRGRNRAGRGPRGGDPAAYGQATGFETMVGWLFLQNPARLAQLLDRLEESESALS; encoded by the coding sequence TTGACCGACTGGATCCGGCTGCAGCATTCCCTTCCTGCAGGGGCGTCCGATCTCGGTCCCCTTCAGCTTGCCTGGCTAGGTGATGCCGTCTGGGAGCTGCATCAACGGCTTCGTCACTGCCGTCAGGCCGGACGCGCTAAAGATCTCCACCTTGCGGTTGTCTCCGAAGTTCGTGCTGATGCACAAGCGGTTGCGCTGCAGCGCTTGGACCCCTGGCTGACGGACGAGGAAAGGGATCTGGTTCGTCGGGGCCGCAATCGTGCCGGTCGTGGTCCTCGCGGCGGTGACCCCGCGGCCTATGGCCAGGCCACAGGATTTGAGACAATGGTGGGCTGGCTCTTTTTGCAGAATCCAGCGCGGCTTGCCCAGCTACTGGATCGCCTCGAGGAGAGCGAATCCGCCCTGTCATAA
- a CDS encoding STAS domain-containing protein: MTVSLRGGFEQQDSCLVFHFTGQLDAYSEKQFISYVGDVLKTNASPAVFDLSKIDFLDSSGLGALVQLAKQCKDANRSFVVVGNARVTQTVKLVRLEGFLHLVNDLESAFTQLAA; this comes from the coding sequence CTGACGGTTTCGCTCCGGGGCGGCTTTGAACAGCAAGATTCCTGTCTGGTGTTTCATTTCACCGGACAGTTGGATGCTTACTCCGAAAAGCAGTTCATCAGTTACGTGGGAGACGTTCTTAAGACGAACGCCTCACCCGCAGTGTTTGATCTGAGCAAGATTGACTTCCTTGATTCTTCCGGGCTTGGTGCACTGGTTCAGCTCGCGAAACAGTGCAAAGACGCCAATCGCAGTTTCGTGGTTGTGGGCAACGCCCGTGTTACCCAAACCGTGAAGTTGGTGCGCCTCGAGGGCTTCCTGCATCTGGTGAATGATCTGGAATCCGCTTTCACCCAACTGGCTGCTTGA
- a CDS encoding DUF1350 family protein — MNRWQRRDQCWCLWPSTAIRGVVEFVGGSYLAASPQISYRRLLESLAAEQLAIHAWSYVPGFDHQLQARDAWQQLRRCRQSLEQRLGYPLTTLRLGHSLGCKLHLLAPDGGRGCRGLAALSFNNFTADRSIPLLGTVAPALGVVTEFSPGPEETLKLIGRYYLQPNNLVVRFGNDALDQSPDLLQTLQSRDQDASEFLQMSGDHLTPASAGLRQGLLGDWADDPAKKKRIRRLTDALVAMI; from the coding sequence GTGAACCGCTGGCAACGTCGCGATCAATGCTGGTGCCTTTGGCCCTCCACCGCCATTCGGGGGGTCGTGGAATTCGTTGGTGGCAGCTATCTCGCTGCCAGTCCCCAGATCAGCTACAGGCGGCTGCTGGAGTCACTGGCTGCTGAGCAGCTGGCCATTCATGCCTGGAGCTATGTTCCCGGTTTCGACCATCAGTTGCAAGCGCGTGACGCGTGGCAACAGTTACGTCGTTGCCGTCAGAGCCTTGAACAACGCCTGGGGTATCCACTCACAACCCTTCGGCTGGGTCACAGCCTTGGCTGCAAACTGCATCTTTTGGCACCAGATGGCGGGCGGGGATGCCGGGGCCTAGCAGCCCTGAGCTTCAACAATTTCACAGCTGATCGTTCAATCCCCTTGCTGGGCACCGTTGCCCCGGCCCTAGGAGTGGTGACGGAATTCAGTCCAGGGCCAGAGGAAACTTTGAAACTGATCGGCCGCTATTACCTCCAGCCCAACAATCTGGTGGTGAGGTTCGGGAATGACGCACTGGATCAAAGCCCAGATCTTCTTCAAACCCTGCAAAGCCGGGATCAGGATGCCAGCGAATTCCTGCAGATGTCAGGAGATCACCTCACTCCAGCCAGCGCAGGCCTGCGCCAGGGCTTGCTCGGTGACTGGGCGGATGACCCAGCCAAGAAAAAGCGCATCCGTCGACTGACGGACGCGCTGGTGGCAATGATCTAA
- the rlmB gene encoding 23S rRNA (guanosine(2251)-2'-O)-methyltransferase RlmB, with protein sequence MSSRFDRRPPRPSRGGDSGGGRPSRGGPRGRRPRLDGAPSGGRRRDGEEGASESSWRSSRDGDFGGRPASRGGSFRGSSRDSGRPMGRADRRERRFDERSGGDRRFEQRRFDQRRFDDRRSGDRRFDDRRFNDRRSDERRSEDRRFGDRRPGGRRVSDGEARGMRPGRSDRPDQRFDEQPRAEASAHGSEGVADDLLWGRHATQAALEAGRPIHRIWCTSEMRSAPKFMALLRDAKASGVLVEEVTWARLAQMTGGAVHQGIALQTAAADTLNLEDLVEGCAALQEAPLLLALDGLTDPHNLGAIVRSAEALGAHGVVLPQRRSAGLTGSVAKVAAGALEHLPVARVVNLNRSLETLKDAGYRVIGLAEEGDQTLEEVDLEGPLVVVTGSEGQGLSMLTRRHCDQLIRIPLRGVTPSLNASVATALCLYEVARRGWMKGLSGQTPSPPIVRPQLSVAHRQSADSSGANLDDAPVQPVLADPNPGVDLQMERPTEAVSTTFDGSVDL encoded by the coding sequence ATGAGCTCCCGCTTCGACCGCCGCCCACCACGTCCATCCCGTGGTGGTGACTCAGGAGGTGGACGTCCGTCACGTGGCGGGCCGCGCGGACGTCGTCCGCGTCTGGATGGAGCTCCGTCCGGCGGTCGTCGCCGTGATGGTGAAGAGGGGGCCTCGGAGTCGTCTTGGCGCAGCTCCCGCGATGGTGACTTCGGTGGACGCCCTGCCTCCCGTGGTGGCTCCTTCCGAGGCTCCTCCCGTGACAGCGGCAGACCCATGGGCCGTGCTGATCGCCGTGAGCGTCGTTTCGATGAGCGCTCAGGTGGAGATCGTCGTTTTGAACAACGGCGTTTTGACCAAAGGCGTTTTGACGATCGTCGTTCTGGAGATCGCCGGTTTGACGACCGCCGTTTTAACGACCGTCGTTCTGATGAACGCCGCTCAGAGGATCGCCGGTTTGGTGACCGGCGCCCCGGTGGCCGTCGCGTCTCAGATGGTGAAGCTCGCGGCATGCGCCCAGGACGTTCAGACCGTCCGGACCAGCGTTTTGACGAACAACCCCGCGCTGAGGCCAGTGCTCACGGCTCAGAGGGTGTCGCGGATGATCTGCTCTGGGGGCGTCATGCCACCCAGGCGGCATTGGAAGCCGGTCGGCCCATCCATCGCATCTGGTGCACCAGTGAGATGCGGAGCGCTCCCAAATTCATGGCGTTGTTGCGCGATGCGAAAGCGTCTGGAGTGCTGGTGGAGGAAGTCACCTGGGCACGTTTGGCTCAGATGACTGGTGGCGCTGTGCACCAGGGCATTGCTCTGCAAACGGCTGCGGCCGACACTCTGAATCTGGAGGATCTGGTGGAAGGTTGCGCCGCATTGCAGGAGGCGCCTCTCCTTTTGGCCCTTGACGGTCTCACCGATCCCCACAATCTGGGGGCGATCGTGCGATCCGCCGAAGCACTCGGCGCTCATGGCGTGGTGTTGCCGCAGCGGCGTAGCGCTGGCCTCACGGGCTCTGTGGCCAAGGTGGCGGCCGGAGCACTTGAACATCTTCCCGTGGCTCGCGTTGTCAATCTCAACCGGTCGTTGGAGACCTTGAAGGATGCCGGCTACCGGGTGATTGGTCTGGCTGAAGAAGGAGATCAGACCCTGGAGGAAGTGGATCTTGAAGGTCCGTTGGTCGTCGTCACAGGCTCCGAGGGCCAGGGACTGTCGATGCTGACCCGACGCCATTGTGATCAGCTCATCCGGATCCCTTTGCGTGGGGTGACACCGAGCCTGAATGCCTCGGTTGCAACTGCACTCTGTCTCTATGAAGTGGCGCGTCGGGGTTGGATGAAAGGTCTGTCGGGTCAGACCCCCTCACCTCCGATTGTTCGCCCGCAGTTGTCTGTGGCTCATCGCCAGTCCGCTGATTCCTC
- the trpD gene encoding anthranilate phosphoribosyltransferase, giving the protein MVSPTLSWPQALEHLLRGGVLSPDDASALMEAWLSEDLSPVQTGAFLAALRARGVNGGELGAMASVLRAACPLPGARPDLLMVDTCGTGGDGADTFNISTAVAFTAAACGAYVAKHGNRSASGKVGSADVLEGLGLHLKAPAQQVVEALPEAGVTFLFAPAWHPALVSLAPLRRSLGVRTVFNLLGPLVNPLRPNGQVLGVATDDLLDPMAEALNALGQKRAVVVHGAGGLDEASLAGPNPVRILEDGLIRSEFISPADLGLEEAPLEALRGGDLACNQAILSDLLQGHGTKAQSDVVAFNTALVLWVAGVEMDLKAGAQQALLVLRDGLGWDRLQRLSKALTPAEGG; this is encoded by the coding sequence ATGGTCTCTCCGACTCTTTCCTGGCCTCAGGCTTTGGAGCATCTACTCCGTGGAGGCGTGCTCAGCCCTGATGACGCTTCGGCGTTGATGGAGGCGTGGTTGTCGGAAGATCTCTCGCCCGTGCAGACCGGCGCATTTCTGGCGGCTTTAAGAGCACGAGGAGTGAACGGAGGCGAACTCGGGGCGATGGCCTCGGTGTTGCGTGCAGCATGTCCCTTGCCTGGTGCTCGCCCTGATCTGCTGATGGTCGACACCTGTGGAACCGGTGGTGATGGTGCCGACACGTTCAATATCTCGACGGCAGTGGCGTTCACTGCCGCGGCATGCGGCGCCTATGTGGCCAAGCATGGCAATCGCAGCGCCAGCGGCAAAGTGGGTTCAGCAGATGTGTTGGAAGGTCTTGGCCTCCATCTCAAAGCCCCAGCGCAGCAGGTGGTGGAGGCCCTGCCTGAGGCGGGCGTGACGTTTCTCTTCGCTCCTGCCTGGCACCCTGCCTTGGTGAGCTTGGCACCGTTGCGTCGCAGCCTCGGCGTGCGCACAGTGTTCAACCTGCTGGGTCCGCTTGTTAATCCCCTTAGGCCCAATGGCCAGGTGCTGGGTGTGGCGACGGATGATCTGCTCGATCCAATGGCTGAAGCCCTCAACGCGCTCGGGCAGAAGCGCGCCGTGGTGGTGCATGGAGCCGGCGGATTGGATGAAGCCTCTCTTGCTGGGCCCAATCCGGTGCGCATTCTTGAGGATGGGCTCATTCGCAGCGAGTTCATTTCGCCAGCTGATCTCGGACTGGAGGAGGCTCCTCTGGAGGCCCTGCGAGGAGGAGATCTTGCCTGCAATCAAGCCATCCTCAGCGATCTGCTTCAGGGCCATGGCACCAAGGCACAGTCAGATGTGGTGGCCTTCAACACCGCGCTCGTGCTCTGGGTTGCCGGCGTCGAGATGGATCTGAAAGCCGGAGCTCAGCAGGCCCTGTTGGTGCTGCGAGATGGCTTGGGTTGGGATCGACTCCAGCGTTTGAGCAAAGCCCTGACCCCCGCCGAGGGAGGATGA
- the carA gene encoding glutamine-hydrolyzing carbamoyl-phosphate synthase small subunit, which produces MIVAASREPALLVLADGTVFTGLACGAAGSVVGEVVFNTGMTGYQEVMTDPSYSGQLVTFTYPELGNTGVNPDDQEAEKPHAKGLIARQMSPLASNWRSQQSLQDWLASHGVIGIHGIDTRALVRHLRETGAMNGVISSDGRSPVELLEQVRSAPSMEGLNLADKVSTPEPYTCNEPCTVDFDRRLQIGRPQDPYRVVAIDFGIKRAILDRLVGHGCSVTVLPASTDLDTVLSHQPEGVFLSNGPGDPAAVTHGIELAKGLLQQQNLPLFGICLGHQILGLAMGGATFKLGYGHRGLNHPCGTTGQVEITSQNHGFALDAESLPADTIEITHLNLNDRTVAAMAHRNQPIFGVQYHPEASPGPHDADHHFARFVALMSDRR; this is translated from the coding sequence ATGATTGTTGCTGCATCCAGGGAGCCGGCGTTGCTGGTGCTGGCCGATGGAACGGTGTTCACAGGGTTGGCTTGTGGAGCCGCGGGCAGCGTTGTGGGAGAGGTCGTCTTCAACACGGGAATGACGGGATATCAGGAGGTGATGACCGATCCCAGTTATTCGGGGCAACTGGTGACCTTCACCTATCCAGAGCTGGGCAACACCGGAGTCAATCCTGACGATCAAGAAGCTGAGAAGCCCCATGCAAAAGGGCTGATCGCGCGTCAGATGTCTCCTCTTGCCAGCAATTGGCGCTCTCAACAAAGCCTCCAGGATTGGTTGGCGAGCCATGGCGTGATTGGCATCCATGGCATCGATACACGTGCTCTCGTCCGCCATCTGCGTGAGACCGGGGCCATGAACGGAGTGATCAGTTCAGATGGTCGCTCTCCGGTGGAGCTGTTGGAGCAGGTGCGGTCGGCTCCGTCGATGGAGGGTCTGAACCTGGCTGACAAGGTCTCAACCCCTGAGCCCTACACCTGCAATGAGCCTTGCACGGTCGATTTTGATCGGCGTTTGCAGATCGGGAGACCCCAGGATCCTTATCGTGTGGTGGCCATCGATTTCGGCATCAAGCGGGCGATTCTCGATCGCTTGGTCGGCCACGGTTGCTCGGTGACTGTTCTACCGGCATCAACCGATTTGGACACGGTGTTGTCCCATCAGCCCGAGGGTGTGTTCCTCTCCAATGGACCGGGAGATCCCGCAGCAGTGACCCATGGCATCGAGCTGGCCAAAGGCCTGTTGCAGCAACAGAATCTTCCTCTATTCGGAATCTGCCTTGGCCATCAGATCCTTGGTCTGGCTATGGGGGGAGCCACCTTCAAGCTCGGTTATGGGCATCGAGGTTTAAACCATCCATGCGGAACCACCGGTCAGGTGGAAATCACCAGCCAAAACCATGGTTTCGCGTTGGATGCAGAGAGCCTGCCGGCGGACACCATTGAGATCACCCATCTCAATCTCAACGACCGAACCGTGGCTGCGATGGCCCATCGCAACCAGCCGATTTTCGGCGTTCAGTACCACCCTGAAGCCAGTCCTGGCCCCCACGACGCAGACCATCATTTCGCCAGGTTCGTTGCACTGATGTCAGATCGCCGCTGA